One window from the genome of Candidatus Neomarinimicrobiota bacterium encodes:
- a CDS encoding SagB/ThcOx family dehydrogenase has product RYRPRDHALVPLLEDALRTTLSEAALGQSCVKHGAALLIITAIYERITGKYGQRGHRYAHMEVGYASENIHLQAVALGLATVAVGAFHDERVQELLNLPANERTLLIMPVGRPY; this is encoded by the coding sequence CGTTACCGCCCCCGAGATCATGCTTTGGTACCCTTGCTTGAGGACGCTTTGCGCACCACCCTTTCCGAGGCCGCCCTCGGTCAGTCCTGTGTGAAGCATGGGGCCGCCCTGCTGATCATCACCGCCATTTACGAACGCATAACCGGCAAATACGGCCAGCGCGGCCACCGTTATGCCCATATGGAGGTTGGCTACGCCTCCGAGAATATTCACCTGCAGGCCGTCGCCCTGGGGCTGGCTACCGTGGCGGTGGGGGCCTTCCACGACGAGCGGGTTCAGGAGCTATTGAACCTGCCCGCCAATGAGCGCACCCTGCTCATTATGCCGGTAGGCAGGCCCTATTAG